Proteins encoded by one window of Dryocola sp. LX212:
- the dusC gene encoding tRNA dihydrouridine(16) synthase DusC, with translation MRVLLAPMEGVLDSLVRELLTEVNDYDLCITEFLRVVDQLLPVKSFHRLCPELLHNSRTPSGTLVRVQLLGQYPQWLAENAARAVELGSWGVDLNCGCPSKLVNGSGGGATLLKDPELIYRGAKAMREAVPAELPVTVKIRLGWDSGARQFEIADAVEQAGATELVVHGRTKEDGYKAELINWAAIGEIRQRLSIPVIANGEIWDWQSAQDCLAATGCDSVMIGRGALNVPNLSRVIKYNEPRMPWPEVIKLLQKYSRLEKQGDTGLYHVARIKQWLGYLRKEYAEATDLFAEIRTYKNSSDIARAICAI, from the coding sequence ATGCGTGTACTGCTCGCGCCGATGGAAGGGGTTCTCGACTCGCTGGTCCGTGAACTCTTAACCGAGGTGAATGATTACGACCTGTGCATCACCGAGTTTCTGCGCGTCGTCGACCAGCTTTTGCCGGTAAAATCCTTCCATAGGCTCTGCCCTGAACTGCTGCACAACAGCCGTACGCCGTCCGGCACGCTGGTGCGCGTCCAGCTGCTTGGCCAGTATCCTCAGTGGCTGGCGGAAAACGCCGCCCGCGCCGTGGAACTGGGCTCCTGGGGGGTAGATCTCAACTGTGGATGCCCGTCGAAGCTGGTCAACGGCAGCGGCGGTGGCGCGACGCTTTTAAAAGACCCTGAGCTGATTTATCGTGGTGCAAAAGCCATGCGTGAAGCCGTACCTGCTGAACTGCCGGTCACGGTGAAAATTCGACTTGGCTGGGACAGCGGCGCGCGCCAGTTTGAAATTGCCGATGCGGTAGAGCAGGCGGGGGCCACCGAGCTGGTGGTTCACGGACGGACGAAAGAAGACGGCTACAAAGCGGAGCTGATCAACTGGGCGGCAATCGGCGAAATTCGCCAGCGCCTGTCGATTCCGGTCATCGCCAACGGCGAAATCTGGGACTGGCAAAGCGCGCAGGATTGTCTGGCGGCAACGGGCTGTGATTCAGTTATGATTGGCCGCGGCGCGCTGAACGTGCCAAACCTCAGCCGTGTAATTAAGTACAATGAGCCGCGAATGCCCTGGCCGGAAGTCATTAAGCTGCTGCAAAAATACAGCAGGCTGGAGAAGCAGGGCGATACCGGGCTGTATCACGTTGCGCGCATCAAGCAGTGGCTGGGTTATTTACGTAAAGAGTACGCGGAAGCGACGGACTTATTTGCCGAAATCCGCACGTATAAAAATTCCTCTGATATAGCACGGGCGATATGTGCAATATAA
- the hlyD gene encoding secretion protein HlyD: protein MKGKKPAVVVIVIIALLAACVSGWMWYRSQQDRPLTLYGNVDIRTVNMSFRVGGRLAALNVDEGDTIKAGEPLGVLDQGPYDNALLQAQANVAAAQAKYDLVIAGYRDEEIAQAAAQVNQAQAAFDYAQNFYQRQQGLWATRVISANDLENARSSSEQAKATLKAAKDKLSQYRTGNRPQEIAQAQASLQQAKAQLAQAQLDLQDTTLIAPSNGTLLTRAVEPGSMLNAGSTVLTLSLTRPVWVRAYVNEASLNQAKPGTDVQIYSDGQPDKPYRGKIGFVSPTAEFTPKTVETPDLRTDLVYRLRIIVTDADDSLRQGMPVTVSFEGGQQHEQQ, encoded by the coding sequence ATGAAAGGTAAAAAGCCCGCCGTTGTTGTGATTGTAATTATTGCGCTGCTGGCCGCCTGCGTGAGTGGCTGGATGTGGTACCGAAGCCAGCAGGACAGACCGCTGACGCTGTACGGTAACGTTGATATCCGCACCGTCAATATGAGCTTCCGCGTCGGCGGACGTCTGGCGGCGCTCAACGTCGATGAGGGCGACACTATTAAGGCCGGCGAGCCGCTGGGCGTGCTGGATCAGGGCCCGTATGACAACGCGCTGCTGCAAGCACAGGCCAATGTAGCAGCTGCCCAGGCGAAGTACGATCTGGTGATCGCGGGCTACCGCGATGAAGAGATAGCCCAGGCCGCCGCCCAGGTTAACCAGGCGCAGGCCGCCTTTGACTACGCCCAGAACTTCTATCAGCGCCAGCAGGGGCTGTGGGCCACCCGGGTTATTTCCGCAAACGATCTCGAAAACGCCCGTTCTTCGAGCGAGCAGGCAAAAGCCACCCTCAAGGCCGCAAAAGATAAGCTCAGCCAGTACCGCACCGGTAATCGACCGCAGGAAATTGCCCAGGCGCAGGCCAGCCTGCAGCAGGCCAAGGCGCAGCTTGCCCAGGCCCAGCTTGATTTGCAGGACACCACCCTCATCGCCCCTTCCAACGGCACCCTGCTCACCCGCGCCGTGGAGCCGGGCAGCATGCTGAACGCAGGCAGTACGGTACTCACTCTTTCCCTCACTCGCCCCGTCTGGGTTCGCGCCTACGTCAACGAAGCCAGCCTGAATCAGGCGAAGCCCGGCACCGACGTGCAGATTTATAGCGATGGGCAGCCCGATAAGCCTTACCGGGGCAAAATCGGCTTCGTCTCCCCTACCGCTGAGTTCACCCCGAAAACCGTCGAAACGCCCGACCTGCGCACCGATCTGGTCTACCGCCTGCGCATCATCGTCACGGATGCCGACGATTCGCTGCGCCAGGGCATGCCGGTGACCGTGAGCTTCGAAGGCGGGCAGCAGCATGAGCAGCAATGA
- the rhlE gene encoding ATP-dependent RNA helicase RhlE, which translates to MSFDSLGLNADILRAVEEQGYREPTPIQRQAIPVVLAGRDLMASAQTGTGKTAGFTLPLLQRLVDNQPHAKGRRPVRALILTPTRELAAQIGENVRDYSKYLDIRSLVVFGGVSINPQMMKLRSGVDVLVATPGRLLDLEHQNAVKLDQVEILVLDEADRMLDMGFIHDIRRVLAKLPARRQNLLFSATFSDEIKGLAEKLLHNPEEVSVARRNTASEQVTQYVHFVDKKRKRELLSQMIGEGNWQQVLVFTRTKHGANHLAEQLGKDGITAAAIHGNKSQGARTRALADFKSGGIRVLVATDIAARGLDIEELPHVVNYELPNVPEDYVHRIGRTGRAAATGQALSLVCVDEHKLLRDIERVLKREVPRMAIPGYEVDPSIPAEPIVNGRQQQRGGGGRGGQGQGQRRAGNGSSSAPSDRSGAPRRQSRPQGDGAAKPAGANGRRRPPRKPSASN; encoded by the coding sequence ATGTCTTTTGATTCTCTCGGCCTGAATGCCGATATTCTGCGTGCGGTGGAAGAGCAGGGCTATCGTGAGCCTACCCCAATCCAGCGCCAGGCGATCCCGGTAGTCTTAGCAGGCCGTGACCTGATGGCCAGTGCCCAGACCGGCACCGGCAAAACCGCAGGCTTTACCCTGCCGCTGCTGCAGCGTCTGGTGGACAACCAGCCGCATGCCAAAGGCCGCCGTCCCGTGCGCGCCCTGATCCTGACCCCCACCCGCGAGCTGGCAGCGCAGATTGGTGAAAACGTCCGTGATTACAGCAAATATTTAGATATCCGCTCGCTGGTGGTTTTCGGCGGCGTGAGCATCAACCCTCAGATGATGAAGCTGCGCAGCGGCGTGGACGTGCTGGTGGCTACACCTGGCCGCCTGCTGGATCTGGAGCACCAGAACGCCGTGAAGCTCGACCAGGTCGAAATCCTGGTGCTGGACGAAGCTGACCGCATGCTGGACATGGGCTTCATCCACGATATCCGCCGCGTGCTGGCAAAACTGCCTGCCCGTCGTCAGAACCTGCTGTTCTCCGCAACGTTCTCTGATGAAATTAAAGGCCTGGCAGAAAAATTGCTGCATAACCCGGAAGAAGTGTCCGTGGCACGCCGCAACACCGCTTCAGAGCAGGTGACCCAGTACGTTCACTTTGTGGATAAAAAACGCAAAAGAGAGCTGCTGTCGCAGATGATTGGCGAAGGCAACTGGCAGCAGGTGCTGGTCTTCACCCGCACCAAGCACGGAGCGAACCACCTGGCGGAACAGCTGGGTAAAGACGGCATTACTGCCGCTGCTATCCACGGTAACAAAAGTCAGGGCGCCCGTACCCGCGCGCTGGCCGACTTCAAAAGTGGCGGCATTCGCGTGCTGGTGGCGACCGATATCGCCGCTCGCGGCCTGGATATCGAAGAACTGCCGCACGTGGTGAACTACGAGCTGCCGAACGTGCCGGAAGATTACGTCCACCGTATCGGCCGTACCGGTCGCGCTGCGGCAACGGGACAGGCGCTGTCTCTGGTTTGTGTCGATGAACACAAACTGCTACGCGATATCGAACGCGTGCTGAAGCGTGAAGTGCCGCGCATGGCAATTCCTGGCTATGAAGTGGACCCGTCCATTCCAGCCGAACCTATCGTCAACGGCCGCCAGCAGCAGCGTGGCGGTGGCGGACGCGGTGGTCAGGGCCAGGGCCAACGTCGCGCTGGCAACGGTAGCAGCAGCGCACCGTCCGACCGCAGCGGCGCACCGCGTCGCCAGTCCCGTCCTCAGGGCGACGGCGCGGCGAAACCTGCCGGTGCGAACGGCCGTCGTCGTCCACCGCGCAAGCCGTCGGCCTCTAACTAA
- the surE gene encoding 5'/3'-nucleotidase SurE produces the protein MKKRFSTALIALLITGGAQATERPMRILLVNDDGCESVGTTSLQDKLNAKGYDVWMVAPSTNQSGIGSAITFKPNKIFDVRKVADKRYCFPGTPADAVDFGLLGILKDQPVDLVISGVNDGPNTGVAQLNSGTIGAAARAVRYGYPAIAASIGYILSEKEMMAGWPSTRKYWPDSVDYVTDLVDTLVKNRRPGEPVLPRGSGLSINYPALAKGDIQGTRFVENERNPVPQHTYKILSDGKAQQMMSEKVLRPVDTDTDTGWLNRGYITWTIFDGEWNAPQFEERYRQLFGAESARK, from the coding sequence ATGAAAAAACGCTTTAGTACAGCACTCATCGCACTGTTAATCACGGGAGGCGCTCAGGCGACCGAGCGCCCAATGCGTATTCTACTGGTTAATGATGATGGCTGTGAATCCGTAGGCACGACATCTTTACAAGATAAGCTAAACGCCAAAGGCTACGACGTCTGGATGGTTGCGCCGTCAACCAACCAAAGCGGTATCGGTTCAGCGATAACGTTTAAGCCGAATAAGATTTTTGATGTCAGAAAGGTCGCGGATAAACGCTACTGCTTCCCGGGTACGCCTGCGGATGCCGTTGATTTCGGCCTGCTTGGCATTCTGAAGGACCAGCCTGTAGACCTTGTTATTTCTGGTGTAAACGATGGCCCCAATACCGGCGTGGCGCAGCTAAACTCCGGCACCATTGGCGCGGCGGCGCGAGCGGTACGGTATGGATATCCGGCAATTGCCGCCAGCATTGGCTATATCCTCAGCGAAAAAGAGATGATGGCTGGTTGGCCATCGACCCGTAAATACTGGCCTGACTCGGTGGACTACGTGACGGACCTTGTAGATACCCTGGTGAAAAACAGGCGCCCGGGGGAGCCGGTATTACCGCGTGGATCAGGGCTTAGCATCAACTATCCTGCGCTGGCAAAAGGCGATATCCAGGGCACCAGGTTCGTCGAAAATGAACGCAACCCTGTACCGCAGCATACTTACAAAATTCTGTCGGACGGCAAAGCGCAGCAAATGATGAGCGAGAAAGTTCTAAGACCGGTGGATACGGACACCGATACCGGCTGGCTTAACAGGGGGTATATCACCTGGACGATATTTGACGGCGAATGGAACGCCCCGCAGTTCGAAGAACGTTATCGCCAGCTTTTTGGCGCTGAGTCAGCGAGAAAGTAG